One genomic segment of Stigmatopora argus isolate UIUO_Sarg chromosome 1, RoL_Sarg_1.0, whole genome shotgun sequence includes these proteins:
- the erbb3b gene encoding receptor tyrosine-protein kinase erbB-3b codes for MNQWQVFLFSLTLLRSLQTTISQTHDVVCVGTQNGLSSTGSQENQYNLIKERYDSCEIIMGNLEVTQIESNWDFSFLKTIREVTGYVLIAMNHFQEIPLEQLRVIRGSSLYEKRFALSVFFNYPKDGSEGLHQLGLTNLTEILEGGVQILNNKYLNYGPWIYWQDIIRDINAPIDIHYNGEKGLCHKSCGDYCWGPNEKQCQILTKTVCAPQCNGRCFGTSPRDCCHIECAAGCTGPLDTDCFACRHFNDSGACVPQCPQALIYNKQMFQMETNPNAKYQYGSICVSQCPTHFVVDDSSCVSVCPTNKMEVEREGHRRCEPCTGLCPKVCEGTGGEHRQTVDSSNIDSFINCTKIQGSLHFLVTGILGDDFKKIPPLDAKKLSVFRTVIEITDILNIQSWPEELNDLSVFSSLTTIQGRSLYKRFSLMVMRIPTLTSLGLRSLREISDGSVYISQNAELCYHHTVNWGELFRGHRVRLNSINSNRPMAECVAERHVCDPLCSTSGCWGPGPNQCLSCRNYSRNGTCVDSCHFYTGSSREFARADGECVACHTECKHLEGEASCTGPGAFECAECANLQDGPYCMSSCPAGLNDGQSGLIFKYPNKEGQCEPCHHNCTQGCSGPGLRDCLENVRLAASSGQITGIALGVPAGLIFCLVLFFLGVLYHRGLAIRRKRAMRRYLESGESFEPLGPGEKGTKVHTHILKLSELKKLKVLGSGIFGTVHKGFWTPEGETVKIPVAIKTIQDSSGHQTFTEITDHMLSMGSLDHPYIVRILGICPGPSLQLVSQLSTLGSLLEHIRQHKNSLGSQRLLNWCVQIAKGMYYLEEHCVVHRNLAARNILLKNNCQVQISDYAVADLLYPDEKKYVYTNAKTPIKWMALESILFRRYTHQSDVWSYGVTVWEMMSFGAEPYGSAQAQEVPCLLEKGERLSQPLICTIDVYMVMVKCWMIDENIRPTFKELTSDFTRMARDPPRYLVIKLDGEDNALPDVHRRDSERGLLDPDLMDENEDTLEDGFDTPPLQHSPSWSLSRSRMNSYGSAASQLGTVGYIPMTPSPLESIRQLRFQRSRRSSVRTLPERSEVRRGGRETDLWDESFRPGAFPRTRLGSERAAPRLSSSRTRKLSTASSPSSSGQTDKEADAIEKYGYVLPGSLNTPERGKMQNLSDVLDLIQITNTLIVAWPAAYKIKPRLTKMKNLALEYEVMSCKSDPGLHSTEDNDASTGDTFKPLPSTTSVTLSTPHEDTSPLIVSAENHQVNENCRDCTADSPEEHQLSITESIQTVQAHPVNGRYEYMDIRRSESTEEEATKKSVDESYENFQGDESQLGDTRDCQHKNKQQTLQGNVSSLRMPDVVVNDGRNVYEDMAPFEGIPSGWDQAEYQNLPVKGEVGSSRCTGIGGYIKVCTGMGEPGNSSSFDNPDYWHSRLFLKPDAVRT; via the exons ATGAACCAGTGGCaagtatttttattctctctgacATTATTGAGGAGTCTACAAACGACAATATCTCAAACACATGATg TGGTGTGTGTTGGTACCCAGAATGGACTGAGCTCTACTGGGTCACAGGAGAATCAGTACAACCTCATCAAGGAGCGCTATGACAGCTGTGAAATCATTATGGGGAACCTAGAAGTCACACAGATTGAGAGTAACTGGGACTTCTCATTCCTTAAG ACAATCCGTGAGGTGACTGGCTACGTACTCATCGCCATGAATCACTTTCAGGAAATTCCCCTTGAACAACTGCGGGTCATCAGGGGAAGCAGTCTTTATGAGAAGCGCTTTGCcctctctgttttttttaactatcccAAAGATGGATCTGAAGGCTTGCACCAGCTTGGACTCACAAATCTGACAG agATTTTGGAGGGAGGTGTACAAATTCTTAACAATAAATACTTAAATTATGGCCCGTGGATCTACTGGCAAGACATAATACGGGACATCAATGCTCCCATTGACATTCACTACAATGGCGAGAAAG GGCTGTGCCACAAATCTTGTGGGGATTATTGCTGGGGGCCAAATGAGAAGCAGTGTCAGATCT TGACGAAGACGGTATGCGCTCCGCAGTGTAACGGTCGCTGTTTCGGGACCAGTCCCAGGGACTGCTGTCACATTGAGTGTGCAGCGGGATGCACGGGCCCTTTGGACACTGACTGTTTT GCATGTCGCCATTTTAATGACTCCGGAGCCTGCGTGCCTCAGTGTCCACAAGCTCTCATCTATAACAAGCAAATGTTCCAGATGGAGACCAACCccaatgcaaaatatcaatatgGATCCATTTGCGTCTCTCAGTGCCCCA CTCATTTCGTGGTAGACGACAGCTCCTGTGTGAGCGTCTGTCCTACAAACAAGATGGAGGTGGAGCGGGAGGGACACAGACGCTGTGAGCCTTGCACTGGACTCTGCCCAAAAG TATGCGAAGGCACTGGTGGGGAACACAGGCAGACCGTGGACTCGAGTAACATTGACAGCTTCATCAACTGCACGAAAATCCAAGGAAGTCTTCATTTCTTGGTCACAGGGATTCTTGG CGATGACTTCAAAAAGATCCCACCTCTGGATGCCAAAAAGCTGTCAGTGTTCCGCACTGTCATAGAGATAACAG ATATTCTGAACATCCAGTCATGGCCAGAAGAGCTCAATGATTTGTCCGTATTTTCAAGTCTCACCACTATTCAAGGGAGGTCACTTTACAA GCGATTTTCCCTTATGGTAATGCGCATCCCCACCCTCACCTCGCTGGGCCTGCGTTCTCTCCGAGAGATTAGCGATGGCAGCGTGTACATCAGTCAGAATGCCGAACTGTGCTACCACCACACCGTGAACTGGGGTGAGCTGTTCAGGGGTCACCGTGTCAGACTCAACAGCATCAACAGCAATAGGCCGATGGCAGAATGCG TTGCTGAGCGCCATGTTTGTGACCCGTTGTGTTCAACCTCTGGGTGCTGGGGCCCAGGACCTAACCAGTGTCTGTCCTGTAGGAACTACAGCCGAAATGGCACCTGCGTGGACAGCTGTCATTTCTATACTGG ATCTTCAAGAGAATTTGCAAGGGCTGACGGAGAATGTGTTGCATGTCACACAGAGTGTAAACATCTGGAAGGAGAAGCCAGCTGCACGGGCCCG ggtGCATTTGAATGCGCAGAGTGCGCCAACCTTCAAGACGGTCCATACTGTATGTCTTCTTGCCCTGCAGGCCTTAACGATGGGCAGAGTGGGCTCATCTTCAAATATCCCAACAAGGAAGGTCAATGTGAACCGTGTCACCACAACTGCACCCAAGG ATGTTCAGGCCCTGGACTCAGGGATTGTTTGGAAAATGTCAGACTAGCAGCGAGCAG TGGCCAAATCACAGGCATCGCCTTAGGTGTACCAGCTGGCTTGATATTCTGCCTCGTCTTGTTTTTCCTGGGAGTTCTTTACCACCGAGGCCTGGCCATCCGCCGCAAAAGAGCCATGAGGAGGTACCTAGAGAGTGGAGAG AGTTTTGAGCCGCTGGGTCCTGGGGAGAAAGGAACCAAAGTTCACACCCACATCCTAAAGCTATCAGAGCTAAAAAAGCTCAAAGTCCTCGGTTCTGGTATTTTCGGCACAGTGCACAAG GGATTTTGGACTCCAGAAGGGGAGACAGTTAAGATCCCAGTGGCCATCAAGACTATCCAGGACAGTTCGGGCCATCAGACTTTCACTGAGATAACCGAC CACATGTTGTCCATGGGCAGCCTGGACCACCCCTACATTGTGAGAATTTTGGGCATCTGTCCGGGACCCAGCCTGCAGCTGGTCAGCCAACTCAGTACACTAGGGTCCTTACTTGAGCATATTAGGCAGCACAAGAACAGCCTGGGCTCCCAGCGTCTGCTCAATTGGTGTGTGCAAATTGCCAAG GGTATGTACTACCTGGAGGAACACTGTGTAGTGCATAGGAACTTGGCAGCACGCAACATTCTACTGAAGAACAACTGCCAGGTCCAGATCTCGGACTACGCTGTGGCAGATCTCCTTTACCCCGATGAGAAGAAATATGTCTATACTAATGCCAAG ACTCCCATCAAATGGATGGCTCTCGAAAGCATCTTGTTTCGAAGATATACTCACCAAAGTGATGTGTGGAGTTATG GAGTGACAGTGTGGGAGATGATGTCTTTTGGGGCAGAGCCTTACGGGTCGGCACAAGCACAAGAGGTGCCGTGTCTTCTGGAGAAAGGCGAACGTCTATCACAACCTCTCATCTGCACCATAGACGTTTACATGGTCATGGTCAAAT GTTGGATGATTGATGAAAATATAAGACCCACTTTCAAGGAGCTGACAAGTGACTTTACGCGAATGGCCCGAGACCCACCGAGATACCTTGTCATTAAA TTGGATGGAGAGGACAATGCCTTGCCAGACGTTCATCGGAGAGATTCTGAGCGAGGGCTGCTTGACCCAGACCTGATGGATGAAAACGAGGACACATTGGAGGATGGTTTTGACACCCCACCTTTGCAACATTCTCCCTCATGGAGTCTGTCTCGGTCAAGGATGAATTCTTACGGG AGTGCTGCCTCTCAGTTGGGAACTGTTGGATACATACCCATGACTCCTAGTCCCTTAGAAAGCATCCGTCAG TTGCGCTTCCAAAGATCTCGCCGCAGCTCGGTGCGAACGCTGCCAGaaaggtcagaggtcagaaGGGGTGGCAGAGAAACAGACCTGTGGGACGAAAGCTTCAGGCCTGGGGCTTTTCCCAGGACCAGGCTTGGCTCTGAAAGGGCTGCTCCTCGCTTAAGCAGCAGTAGGACGAGGAAACTCTCAACAGCATCAAGTCCATCTTCATCCGGACAGACGGACAAGGAAGCAGACGCGATAGAGAAATATGGTTATGTCCTTCCAGGATCACTAAACACTCCAGAAAGAGGTAAAATGCAAAATCTCAGTGATGTACTTGACCTGATTCAAATCACTAACACTTTGATTGTGGCATGGCCCGCAGCGTATAAAATCAAACCACGGTTAACAAAGATGAAAAATTTGGCTCTGGAGTATGAGGTGATGAGTTGCAAATCTGATCCCGGTCTTCACTCAACTGAAGACAACGACGCCTCAACAGGGGATACTTTCAAACCACTACCTTCAACAACTTCCGTCACTCTGTCAACTCCTCATGAGGACACCTCACCATTGATTGTGTCTGCAGAGAATCACCAGGTCAATGAAAACTGTAGGGACTGTACAGCAGATTCCCCAGAGGAACATCAGCTAAGTATAACGGAATCCATCCAAACTGTGCAGGCACATCCGGTGAACGGTAGGTATGAATATATGGACATTAGACGCTCTGAGTCCACAGAGGAAGAGGCAACGAAAAAATCTGTGGACGAGTCATACGAAAATTTCCAGGGAGACGAGAGTCAATTAGGAGACACGCGGGATTGCcagcacaaaaataaacaacaaacccTTCAGGGAAATGTCAGTAGTTTGCGCATGCCAGATGTGGTCGTGAATGACGGACGGAACGTGTATGAGGACATGGCTCCGTTTGAAGGAATACCCAGTGGGTGGGACCAGGCAGAATACCAGAACCTCCCAGTGAAGGGGGAGGTGGGCAGCAGCCGGTGCACCGGGATTGGGGGATACATCAAGGTATGCACAGGCATGGGCGAGCCTGGCAACAGCTCATCATTTGACAACCCCGACTACTGGCACAGCAGGTTGTTCCTAAAGCCAGATGCTGTACGTACATAA
- the LOC144082209 gene encoding proliferation-associated protein 2G4-like, whose product MSGDEEKPEQTVADDLVVTKYKMGAEIANQALKMVVEAAMAGVPVISLCDKGDAFIMSETGKIFKKEKEMKKGIAFPTCVSVNNCVCHHSPLKSDPDVVLKDGDLVKVDLGVHVDGFIANVAHSFVVGVTKEKPLTGRKADVMIAAHMCAEAALRLVKPGNQNTQVTEALNKIAKSFKCSPIEGLLSHQLKQHVIDGEKTIIQNPSDQQRKDHEKAEFEVHEVYAVDVLISTGEGKAKDGGLRTTVYKRDPNKVYGLKMKTSRNFFSEMERRFDKMAFTLRAFEDEGKARLGVVECAKHELLQPFNVLQEKEGEFVAQFKFTVLLMSNGPLRITNSLYEPELYKSEHQVEDKDLKALIQSSASRKAQKKKKKKASKTVENATGQSMETEAAE is encoded by the exons ATGTCTGGGGATGAAGAGAAACCGGAGCAGACCGTCGCCGATGATTTGGTGGTCACCAAGTATAAAATGGGGGCCGAGATTGCCAATC AGGCCCTAAAGATGGTGGTTGAAGCGGCGATGGCTGGTGTCCCAGTGATAAGCCTGTGTGATAAAGGTGATGCCTTCATCATGTCAGAAACTGGGAAAATcttcaagaaagaaaaagagatgaAGAAAG GTATCGCATTTCCAACGTGTGTTTCTGTTAATAACTGCGTGTGCCATCACTCCCCACTCAAGAGTGATCCCGATGTCGTGCTCAAGGACGGGGACCTTGTCAAAGT TGATCTTGGAGTGCACGTGGATGGATTTATCGCCAACGTGGCACACAGCTTTGTTGTTGGTGTGACCAAG GAGAAGCCCCTGACAGGCCGCAAGGCTGACGTGATGATCGCAGCTCATATGTGCGCCGAGGCTGCCCTGCGTCTTGTCAAGCCTGGAAACCAG AACACACAGGTCACAGAGGCATTGAACAAGATCGCAAAGTCATTCAAGTGCTCGCCAATCGAAG GCCTGCTGTCCCATCAGCTCAAACAGCATGTGATCGATGGAGAGAAAACAATCATCCAAAACCCATCGGATCAGCAAAG GAAAGACCACGAGAAGGCCGAGTTTGAGGTGCACGAAGTGTATGCTGTGGATGTGCTCATCAGCACTGGAGAGGGGAAG GCAAAAGATGGCGGCTTGAGGACCACTGTTTACAAGCGGGACCCCAACAAAGTGTACGGATTGAAGATGAAGACCTCTCGGAATTTCTTTAGTGAGATGGAGAGACGGTTCGATAAGATGGCTTTCACTCTGAG AGCATTTGAAGATGAGGGCAAGGCCAGGCTGGGTGTGGTGGAGTGTGCAAAGCACGAGCTGCTGCAGCCATTTAATGTCCTCCAGGAGAAAGAAG GTGAGTTTGTAGCACAGTTCAAGTTCACTGTGCTGCTCATGTCCAACGGACCGCTGCGAATTACAAACAGCCTCTATGAACCTGAACTCTACAAGTCGGAGCACCAGGTGGAGGACAAGGATTTGAAG GCTTTGATTCAAAGCTCTGCCAGTCGGAAGGcgcagaagaaaaagaaaaagaag GCCTCAAAGACAGTGGAGAATGCAACGGGGCAGTCGATGGAGACAGAAGCTGCAGAATAA